In Fulvia fulva chromosome 10, complete sequence, a single window of DNA contains:
- a CDS encoding putative beta-glucosidase M has protein sequence MDEKEAAAVTTEQSSLLLRTQRTIVHSRFTAFCKRHRLFCGIMITAILLLPLLGLLALIPGHARGEYTSPVIYPSPQGYGAGNWSDAYEKAHTMVTKMTLEEMNNITIGYSTEHTGCVGLSGSAPSVGFPGFCLHDAGNGVRDTDGVNAYASGIHIGASWNASLAYQRAVFMGAEFRKKGVNVALGPVVGPIGRTAAGGRNWEGFAADAYLDGVLGAQSVRGLQENVIASVKHFVANEQETNRNPISDDDGVIASSSSNVDDRTMHELYMWPFQDTLYAGAGCVMCGYNRINNTYACENSKAVNGLLKGELNFQGFVVSDWAAQHSDIASANGGLDMAMPTTTFWDEDFLAKAVNDDTLNRTRLVDMATRIVATWYHFGQDSPDFPSTGVGMPPDLLKPHDYIDAKDPASKSSLLQQAIEGHVLVKNDNNILPLKKPKVLSAFGYDAPVQVHYMPGDADWAQNREMLGLQQSQEQQLAMNEPVSDAPETAMGVLIVGGGSGSNTPAYISSPYDALQSRAYDDDTALFYDFSSLEPSVVAASDACLVFINAYASEAWDRPGLADEDSDNLVNSVARQCNNTIVVIHNAGIRLVDGFIDHPNVTAVMFAHLPGQDAGRSVVQLLYGDVSPSGRLPYTVAKNGSDYGKLQNPCQDSSRSPQCDFTEGVNIDYRSFLARDIEPRFAFGYGLTYTTFEYSSLDIDLNATSTTGAISTAGVYTIGTTNQNAARDDVGVGGLSSLFESMGSIRATVKNNGTVAAADVAQLYLEIPVPNEAKNGMENTRVLRGFDKVMLSPGDSAEVVFDVRRKDVSYWDVGNQTWVTPSGMFQVYVGKSVLDTPLVGNFQLY, from the exons ATGGACGAGAAAGAGGCCGCCGCGGTCACCACTGAGCAGTCATCGCTACTGCTGCGAACACAGCGCACCATTGTACACTCCAGATTCACAGCCTTCTGCAAGCGACACAGGCTCTTCTGCGGAATCATGATCACGGCGATTCTGTTATTGCCTTTGCTAGGCTTGCTGGCCTTGATTCCGGGACATGCGAGAGGAGAGTACACGAGTCCGGTCATATATCCGTCTC CGCAAGGATATGGCGCTGGTAACTGGTCCGATGCGTATGAGAAAGCGCATACGATGGTCACGAAGATGACGCTTGAGGAGATGAATAACATCACGATTGGCTACTCGACTGAACATACTGGATGCGTTGGTCTTTCTGGTTCTGCTCCGAGTGTTGGATTTCCGGGATTCTGTCTTCATGATGCGGGAAATGGTGTGCGAGATACTGATGGTGTCAATGCATACGCCTCAGGAATACACATCGGAGCCTCTTGGAATGCGTCATTGGCGTATCAGAGGGCTGTGTTCATGGGTGCAGAGTTCAGGAAGAAGGGTGTCAATGTCGCCTTGGGTCCTGTTGTTGGGCCGATTGGTCGTACTGCTGCGGGTGGACGTAATTGGGAAGGCTTTGCGGCGGATGCGTATCTGGACGGTGTTCTGGGGGCACAGTCTGTTCGTGGTCTGCAGGAAAACGTGATTGCCAGTGTCAAGCATTTTGTGGCCAACGAGCAGGAAACGAATCGGAATCCCATATCGGACGACGATGGTGTGATTGCCTCTTCAAGCTCGAACGTGGATGACCGAACAATGCACGAGCTGTACATGTGGCCGTTCCAGGACACGCTCTATGCTGGAGCCGGATGTGTCATGTGCGGCTACAACAGGATCAACAACACTTATGCATGCGAGAACTCGAAGGCAGTCAATGGCTTGCTCAAGGGTGAGTTGAACTTCCAAGGGTTTGTCGTCAGCGATTGGGCAGCACAACACAGTGATATCGCGTCGGCGAATGGTGGCCTTGATATGGCAATGCCTACGACTACATTCTGGGATGAGGACTTCTTGGCGAAAGCTGTCAATGATGACACTCTAAACAGAACACGGCTGGTTGACATGGCTACACGCATCGTTGCGACTTGGTACCATTTCGGCCAGGATAGTCCGGACTTTCCATCTACTGGAGTTGGCATGCCGCCAGATCTTCTGAAGCCACATGACTATATTGATGCTAAAGACCCTGCTTCGAAGTCGTCGTTGCTACAGCAGGCTATTGAAGGTCATGTCCTGGTCAAGAACGACAACAATATTCTCCCACTGAAGAAGCCGAAGGTCCTGTCAGCCTTTGGCTACGACGCTCCAGTACAAGTGCATTACATGCCCGGTGACGCAGATTGGGCGCAGAACAGGGAAATGCTTGGTCTTCAGCAATCACAGGAGCAACAACTAGCCATGAACGAGCCCGTGAGCGATGCACCAGAGACTGCCATGGGCGTGCTCATTGTCGGTGGCGGATCTGGCTCCAACACGCCAGCATACATCAGCAGTCCTTACGATGCTCTACAGTCGAGAGCATACGATGACGATACAGCATTGTTCTACGACTTCTCGTCGCTAGAGCCAAGCGTGGTCGCTGCGTCAGATGCCTGTCTGGTGTTCATCAACGCATACGCTTCCGAAGCATGGGATCGACCAGGCCTCGCAGACGAAGATTCAGACAACCTCGTTAATAGCGTCGCTCGTCAATGCAACAACACCATCGTTGTCATCCACAATGCAGGAATCAGACTGGTCGATGGCTTTATCGATCATCCGAACGTCACAGCAGTCATGTTCGCACATCTCCCGGGCCAAGACGCCGGTCGCTCCGTGGTGCAGCTCCTCTATGGCGATGTCTCACCCTCTGGTAGACTACCATACACAGTCGCAAAGAATGGATCCGACTACGGCAAACTCCAGAACCCATGCCAAGACAGCTCCCGCTCTCCACAATGCGACTTCACCGAGGGTGTCAACATCGACTACCGCAGCTTTCTAGCTCGAGACATTGAGCCACGATTTGCGTTCGGCTATGGTCTCACATACACGACCTTCGAATACTCCTCCCTCGATATCGACCTCAACGCCACATCGACCACGGGCGCAATCAGTACAGCAGGAGTCTACACCATCGGCACCACGAACCAAAATGCCGCTAGGGACGACGTTGGCGTTGGTGGACTGTCGTCGTTGTTCGAGAGTATGGGCAGTATCCGCGCTACTGTGAAGAACAACGGAACTGTCGCTGCTGCCGACGTCGCACAGCTGTATCTCGAAATCCCTGTCCCTAACGAAGCGAAGAATGGCATGGAGAATACGAGAGTGTTGAGAGGATTTGACAAGGTCATGCTGAGTCCCGGAGACTCTGCGGAGGTGGTGTTCGATGTCAGGAGGAAGGATGTGAGTTATTGGGATGTTGGGAATCAGACGTGGGTTACGCCGAGTGGGATGTTTCAGGTGTATGTTGGGAAGAGTGTGCTGGATACGCCGCTTGTGGGAAATTTTCAGTTGTATTGA